Sequence from the Blastocatellia bacterium genome:
CCGGAACAACCGTGCCATCATCCTGGTAGATTTGCGTCATGCCAAGTTTCTTGCCAATGATTCCGTTCACCATGGTCTACGCTCTCTCCGATCACCGTTGCAGAGGTTGGCTCTCTTGCCTGCATAGCACACGAGCCAGCCTTCTGCGGTCATCATTACTGATCTCGCCCGAACGCCTTAATTTCGACGTCCACGCCGCCTGGCAAATCTAATCGCATCAGGGCGTCAATCGTCTGAGGCGTCGGGTTCAAGATGTCAACCAATCGCTTGTGCGTGCGAATCTCGAATTGCTCACGTGACTTCTTGTCCACGTGCGGTGAACGATTGACGGTGTAGCGGCTCTTATCCGTTGGCAACGGAATCGGGCCCGCTACGCGAGCGCCTGTGCGCTTGGCCGTCAGCACAATCTCTGACGTTGACTGATCCAACACGCGATGATCGTACGCCTTCAAGCGAATTCGTATTTTCTCATTCAACATAAATCTGATCCTTGGCTCATCGCCCGAGTCTACGCAATGATGTCGGTGACGGTGCCGGCGCCGACCGTGCGTCCACCTTCGCGGATGGCAAACCGCACGCCCCGCTCCAACGCGATCGGCGTGATCAACTCCACCTCCAACGACACATTATCCCCCGGCATCACCATCTCCGTCCCTTCCGGCAAATAGACCGTCCCCGTCACATCCGTCGTCCGAAAATAAAACTGCGGCCGATACCCCTTGAAAAACGGCGTGTGCCGCCCACCTTCCTCCTTCCTCAACACGTACACCTCCGCCTTGAACTTCGTGTGCGGCGTGATCGTCCCAGGCTTGGCAATCACCTGCCCCCGCTCCACCTCCTTGCGCTCCACCCCTCGCAACAACAACCCAACATTGTCTCCCGCTACACCCTCGTCCAACAACTTCCGAAACATCTCCACCCCCGTGCACACCGTCTTGCGCGTCGGCATGATCCCCACTATCTCCACCTCATCTCCCACCTTCACCTTCCCACGCTCA
This genomic interval carries:
- the rpsJ gene encoding 30S ribosomal protein S10: MLNEKIRIRLKAYDHRVLDQSTSEIVLTAKRTGARVAGPIPLPTDKSRYTVNRSPHVDKKSREQFEIRTHKRLVDILNPTPQTIDALMRLDLPGGVDVEIKAFGRDQ